One region of Cobetia sp. cqz5-12 genomic DNA includes:
- a CDS encoding FliC/FljB family flagellin: protein MASVINTNTLSMVTQQNLNQSQNALNTSMERLSSGLRINSAKDDAAGQAIANRMDSQITGLSQAQRNANDGISVAQTAEGALNQVNDNLQRVRELTVQAQNGTNNADDLSSIQDEITMRLEEIDRISEQTSFNGIDVLAADQGLEIQVGANDGEKITIDLKQTDVASLSLTNFDPTQQAEPELGEVVAVNSTLGEIYEVKDEDGTIAQYAAKDDDGNLIALADAGGDKSDGTNWSAITYTDEDGNTENATLALNDSGVATVGATAEDGDFYTVTDGADWSSAVAGTAVTTQPGALAQIDAALKQIDSQRSDLGAVQNRFDSAITNLATTETNLASAQSRIQDADYAEEVSSMTTAQILQQAGTSMLTQANQVPQNVLSLLG, encoded by the coding sequence ATGGCTTCAGTGATCAATACCAACACCCTTTCCATGGTGACTCAGCAGAACCTGAATCAGTCCCAGAACGCCCTGAACACCTCCATGGAACGTCTGTCCTCCGGCCTGCGCATCAACAGCGCCAAGGACGACGCCGCCGGCCAGGCCATCGCCAACCGCATGGATTCCCAGATCACCGGCCTGTCCCAGGCACAGCGTAACGCCAACGACGGCATCTCTGTTGCACAGACCGCTGAAGGCGCATTGAACCAGGTCAACGATAACCTGCAGCGAGTCCGTGAGCTGACTGTCCAGGCACAGAACGGCACCAACAATGCCGATGACCTGAGCTCCATCCAAGATGAAATCACCATGCGTCTTGAGGAGATTGATCGTATCTCCGAGCAGACAAGCTTCAATGGTATTGACGTACTTGCCGCAGACCAAGGTCTTGAAATTCAGGTAGGTGCCAATGACGGCGAAAAAATTACAATTGACCTTAAACAAACAGATGTAGCCTCATTATCTCTCACTAATTTTGACCCTACACAACAAGCAGAACCTGAGCTGGGCGAAGTAGTTGCAGTCAATAGCACTTTGGGTGAAATCTACGAAGTTAAAGATGAAGATGGAACTATTGCTCAGTATGCAGCAAAAGATGATGATGGGAATCTTATCGCTCTGGCAGATGCTGGTGGTGATAAGAGTGATGGTACTAATTGGTCGGCAATCACCTACACAGACGAAGATGGTAATACTGAAAATGCCACATTGGCACTAAATGATTCAGGCGTAGCGACAGTCGGTGCTACAGCAGAAGACGGGGATTTTTATACTGTCACAGATGGCGCTGACTGGAGCTCTGCTGTCGCTGGGACAGCAGTAACCACTCAACCTGGAGCACTGGCCCAAATCGATGCTGCTCTCAAGCAAATCGACAGCCAGCGTTCCGACCTCGGTGCCGTGCAGAACCGTTTCGATTCTGCCATCACCAACCTGGCGACGACTGAAACCAACCTGGCGTCTGCCCAGTCGCGTATTCAGGATGCTGACTATGCAGAAGAAGTCTCCAGCATGACCACTGCACAGATTCTGCAGCAGGCAGGGACTTCCATGCTGACCCAGGCCAACCAGGTGCCGCAGAACGTGCTGTCACTGCTGGGCTGA
- a CDS encoding MFS transporter translates to MPHPQQEAVPTPTFETEPLDTSPKRLQPTSSLGAAVVLWSLLLGMGMLMLANGLQGSLLGIRASSEGFSNTMTGIIMSAYFAGFLLGSTLAPRKLRRVGHVRTFAALASITSVCILIHALYVVPEVWIAMRFITGFAFAGLYVVAESWLNSQATNQMRGRLLAIYMVITYLGMGGGQLLLNVANPNTYLLFILVSVIMSLALVPMLLSASPQPEGAQPEAMGLVRLLRLAPLGTLGGFATGIANGTVFGMGAVYADRAGLPVQEVSWFMGAFILGAALLQWPLGKLSDKLSAKKVILGCSLGAIALSIGGVPFSGGSMLTMALLGAGLGGLILTQYSLFLAAANNLLTTPQIISASGTLVLMHGAGAILGPLTAGLLMERFGAVGFLYTLTAIHVLIVILAASVTSKPRQVLDAEEGDHPGHYVVAPSTTSPLSAAWVEEAITEPETGQLEFDFDAEPEPEPSEEELAAQQQEATSEAEEGVVQQVDNEEGVMNDRVTGMEDDWHLDGHIDEQAQHLSEEERRVKSEPERESY, encoded by the coding sequence ATGCCGCACCCCCAGCAGGAAGCCGTACCCACTCCCACCTTCGAGACCGAGCCGCTCGACACGTCGCCCAAACGACTGCAGCCGACCAGCAGTCTCGGCGCAGCGGTCGTTCTGTGGTCGCTGCTGCTGGGAATGGGGATGCTGATGCTGGCCAACGGGCTGCAGGGCAGTCTGTTGGGGATTCGTGCTTCCTCGGAAGGCTTCAGCAACACCATGACGGGCATCATCATGTCGGCGTACTTCGCCGGCTTCCTGCTGGGCTCGACACTTGCACCGCGCAAGCTGCGTCGGGTCGGCCATGTGCGCACCTTCGCGGCGCTGGCCTCCATCACCTCGGTGTGTATCCTGATCCACGCACTCTATGTGGTGCCCGAGGTGTGGATCGCGATGCGCTTCATCACCGGTTTCGCCTTCGCCGGTCTCTACGTGGTGGCAGAAAGCTGGCTCAACAGCCAGGCGACCAACCAGATGCGGGGCCGCCTGCTGGCCATCTACATGGTGATCACCTATCTGGGCATGGGCGGCGGCCAGTTGCTGCTCAACGTCGCCAACCCGAATACCTATCTGCTGTTCATCCTGGTCTCGGTGATCATGTCCTTGGCGCTGGTGCCAATGCTGCTTTCCGCCTCACCGCAACCGGAAGGCGCACAGCCGGAGGCCATGGGGCTGGTGCGCCTGCTGCGCCTCGCGCCGCTGGGCACCCTGGGCGGCTTCGCCACCGGTATCGCCAACGGCACCGTCTTCGGCATGGGCGCGGTGTATGCCGACCGCGCCGGCCTGCCGGTGCAGGAAGTCTCCTGGTTCATGGGTGCCTTCATCCTGGGGGCCGCCCTGCTGCAATGGCCGCTGGGCAAACTCTCCGACAAGCTCTCGGCCAAGAAGGTGATTCTGGGTTGCAGTCTCGGGGCGATCGCGCTGTCCATCGGCGGCGTGCCGTTCAGTGGTGGCAGCATGCTGACCATGGCGCTGCTGGGGGCGGGGCTCGGCGGGCTGATCCTGACCCAGTACTCGCTGTTCCTGGCGGCGGCCAACAACCTGCTGACCACGCCACAAATCATCTCCGCCAGCGGCACGCTGGTACTGATGCATGGCGCGGGCGCGATTCTGGGCCCGCTCACCGCGGGTCTGCTGATGGAGCGCTTCGGGGCCGTCGGCTTCCTCTACACCCTGACCGCCATTCACGTACTGATCGTGATTCTGGCCGCCAGTGTCACCAGCAAGCCGCGACAGGTGCTGGATGCCGAGGAAGGCGATCACCCCGGTCACTATGTGGTGGCGCCCTCCACCACCAGTCCGCTGAGTGCCGCCTGGGTCGAGGAAGCCATCACCGAGCCGGAAACCGGTCAGCTGGAATTCGACTTCGATGCCGAACCTGAGCCGGAGCCGAGCGAGGAAGAACTCGCCGCCCAGCAACAGGAAGCAACCTCCGAAGCAGAAGAAGGCGTCGTGCAGCAGGTCGACAATGAGGAAGGCGTGATGAACGACCGCGTCACCGGCATGGAAGACGACTGGCACCTGGATGGCCATATCGACGAGCAGGCACAGCACCTCAGCGAAGAGGAACGTCGCGTCAAGTCGGAGCCGGAGCGTGAGAGCTACTGA
- a CDS encoding RNA polymerase sigma factor FliA, with protein sequence MYTAKGRMAQQDIYTEYQPLVRRIALQLQVRLPASVDLEDLIQAGMLGLCECVGRYEQGHGASFATYASQRIRGAMLDELRSRDWLPRSVRRAGRELESVIQQLEQSLGYPPEETQIAAVMGLELEDYRRLLLDTNNGMVMSLDEMMDEEGGLAGGHASPEATPFTTPFALPHDALEEADTRRALNEAIARLPEREKLLMALYYQEKLNLKEIGAVLDVTESRVSQLHSQAVRRLQGVLAPHLVARAGKRRR encoded by the coding sequence ATGTATACCGCCAAAGGGCGCATGGCCCAGCAGGATATCTACACCGAGTATCAGCCGCTGGTGCGCCGGATCGCGCTGCAGTTGCAGGTGCGCTTGCCAGCGAGTGTCGATCTCGAGGATCTGATTCAGGCCGGCATGTTGGGGTTGTGCGAATGCGTGGGCCGCTATGAGCAGGGCCACGGTGCCAGCTTTGCCACCTATGCCAGTCAGCGCATCCGGGGTGCGATGCTCGATGAGCTGCGCTCGCGAGACTGGTTGCCGCGCAGTGTGCGCCGGGCCGGGCGCGAGCTTGAGAGCGTGATCCAGCAACTGGAGCAGAGCCTGGGCTATCCGCCCGAGGAGACCCAGATCGCCGCTGTCATGGGGCTTGAGCTGGAGGATTACCGACGCCTGCTGCTGGATACCAACAATGGCATGGTGATGTCGCTGGACGAGATGATGGATGAGGAAGGCGGGCTGGCGGGTGGTCATGCCTCGCCCGAGGCGACGCCCTTCACCACGCCGTTTGCCTTGCCGCATGATGCGCTGGAAGAGGCCGATACGCGGCGGGCCTTGAATGAGGCCATCGCGCGGCTGCCGGAGCGCGAGAAGCTGTTGATGGCGCTCTATTATCAGGAGAAGCTCAACCTCAAGGAGATCGGCGCGGTACTCGATGTCACCGAATCGCGTGTCTCGCAGCTGCATTCCCAGGCCGTACGCCGTCTGCAGGGAGTGCTGGCGCCGCATCTGGTAGCGCGGGCGGGCAAGCGTCGCCGCTGA
- the fliE gene encoding flagellar hook-basal body complex protein FliE, which yields MAIEAVGAAMSSAMTGSLQQLDQMAAQAAGSNAQPVGAVSEASGADAQGFAGMLKDSLARVSQSQQVAAGQAKAFELGSPDVSLDQVMVAGQKASLEFEMTVQVRNKLLSAYKEIMNMAV from the coding sequence ATGGCGATTGAGGCAGTCGGCGCGGCGATGTCATCCGCGATGACGGGCAGTCTGCAGCAGCTCGATCAGATGGCGGCGCAGGCGGCCGGGAGCAACGCTCAGCCGGTAGGCGCAGTGTCAGAGGCCAGCGGCGCGGATGCGCAGGGCTTTGCCGGCATGCTCAAGGATTCGCTGGCGCGCGTCAGCCAGTCACAGCAGGTCGCGGCAGGGCAGGCCAAGGCCTTCGAGTTGGGCAGCCCGGATGTCAGCCTCGATCAGGTCATGGTGGCGGGCCAGAAGGCCTCACTGGAATTCGAGATGACCGTGCAGGTGCGCAACAAGTTGCTCAGCGCCTACAAGGAAATCATGAATATGGCGGTGTGA
- a CDS encoding DctP family TRAP transporter solute-binding subunit — protein sequence MAGVLGLALLSPLMASDAEARELSVSTVLSDAFPWGQAAEKWAELVEERSGGELTLRVYPNAQLVAGDQTKEFSAMRQGLIDLAVGSTINWSPQVPELNLFSLPFLMPDHAAIDALTQGESGKQVFAAIESKGIKPLAWGENGFREVSNSSKSITTPDDLKGLKIRVVGSPLFQDTFTALGANPTQMSWADAKPALTTGAVDGQENPLSVFDVARIDQVGQTHLTLWHYMADPLIFAANQRVWKSLSEEERTLLTETAREAGAWEIAMSREGNAQRLADIEARGVNVVKLDEDAMQAFRDATQSVYESWTPKIGEALVETARAEVEASR from the coding sequence ATGGCGGGCGTGCTTGGTCTGGCCTTGCTGTCACCGCTGATGGCCAGTGATGCCGAGGCCCGTGAACTGTCGGTTTCCACCGTGCTGTCAGATGCCTTCCCGTGGGGGCAGGCGGCCGAGAAGTGGGCGGAACTGGTCGAGGAGCGCTCCGGTGGCGAGCTCACCCTGCGTGTCTATCCGAATGCCCAGCTGGTGGCGGGAGATCAGACCAAGGAGTTCTCGGCCATGCGTCAGGGGCTGATCGATCTCGCGGTGGGCTCGACCATCAACTGGTCGCCCCAGGTGCCGGAGCTCAACCTGTTCTCGCTGCCGTTCCTGATGCCGGACCACGCCGCCATCGATGCACTGACCCAGGGCGAGTCGGGCAAGCAGGTCTTCGCCGCCATCGAGTCCAAGGGCATCAAGCCGCTGGCATGGGGCGAGAACGGCTTCCGTGAGGTGTCCAATTCCTCGAAATCGATCACTACGCCGGACGACCTGAAGGGCCTGAAGATTCGTGTGGTGGGCTCGCCGCTGTTCCAGGACACCTTCACGGCGCTGGGCGCCAACCCGACCCAGATGAGCTGGGCGGATGCCAAGCCGGCGCTGACCACCGGCGCGGTGGATGGTCAGGAGAACCCGCTGTCAGTGTTCGATGTCGCGCGCATTGATCAGGTCGGTCAGACCCATCTGACACTATGGCACTACATGGCAGACCCGCTGATCTTCGCCGCCAACCAGCGTGTCTGGAAGTCGCTCAGCGAGGAAGAGCGCACTCTGCTGACCGAGACCGCCAGGGAAGCGGGTGCCTGGGAGATCGCCATGAGTCGTGAAGGCAATGCCCAGCGGCTGGCGGATATCGAGGCGCGCGGCGTGAATGTCGTCAAGCTCGATGAGGATGCGATGCAGGCCTTCCGTGACGCCACCCAGTCGGTCTACGAAAGCTGGACACCGAAGATCGGTGAAGCACTGGTCGAGACGGCACGTGCCGAGGTGGAGGCCTCGCGCTGA
- a CDS encoding TRAP transporter large permease: protein MSPDLWLLASFAALLILGVPVAFALGLSGAVGIVAGLPVSMLATLGTNTYNSIAKYPLIAIPLFILTGLVFERAGVAARLVRFAQALIGPRHGGLALVAVLVCLIMGGMSGSGPADAAAVAMVMIPSMTRAGYPKAFSATLIAASASTAILIPPSIALILYSIVVPGVDLRALFAAGLIPGLLVGVALLLPAWFLSRRYRWEDPTQVERIALGPAFRAAIPALLAPVIILGGLRSGLFTPTEAAVVAAAYGLCVGLFITRELKLSQVWELLREAAVISGVVMLIIALAGIFAWAGTMLGTFRHLAEWLITLSDSGTTLLILVMVAVLIAGMLLDAVSIYLILMPVLIPVMQHFGWHPVWFGILLAMNIAIGQFTPPVAVNLMVTSSVAGVRLEKTVGWAMVFVMAMLAALAVVMLFPELALWLPRVLGYAV, encoded by the coding sequence ATGAGTCCTGATCTCTGGTTGCTCGCAAGTTTCGCCGCCCTGTTGATCCTCGGCGTGCCGGTGGCCTTCGCACTGGGGCTATCGGGGGCGGTAGGTATCGTCGCGGGGCTGCCGGTCAGCATGTTGGCCACCCTCGGCACCAATACCTACAACAGCATCGCCAAGTATCCGCTGATCGCCATTCCGCTGTTCATCCTGACCGGGCTGGTATTCGAGCGTGCTGGCGTGGCGGCGCGGCTGGTGCGCTTCGCCCAGGCGTTGATCGGGCCGCGTCATGGAGGGCTCGCGCTGGTGGCGGTGCTGGTGTGTCTGATCATGGGCGGCATGAGTGGCTCCGGCCCGGCGGATGCCGCCGCGGTGGCGATGGTGATGATCCCCAGCATGACACGGGCGGGCTATCCCAAGGCGTTCTCGGCGACGCTGATTGCGGCCTCGGCCTCCACGGCGATCCTGATCCCGCCCTCCATCGCGTTGATCCTCTATTCCATCGTGGTGCCGGGGGTGGATCTGCGCGCGCTGTTTGCCGCAGGGCTGATTCCGGGCTTGCTGGTGGGTGTGGCCTTGCTGTTGCCGGCCTGGTTCCTCTCGCGGCGCTATCGCTGGGAAGACCCGACTCAGGTCGAGCGTATCGCGCTGGGTCCGGCGTTCCGCGCAGCGATTCCCGCGCTGCTGGCCCCGGTGATCATCCTCGGCGGGCTGCGCTCAGGCCTCTTCACGCCCACGGAAGCGGCAGTGGTCGCGGCCGCCTACGGGCTGTGTGTCGGGCTCTTCATCACCCGTGAGCTCAAGCTCTCTCAGGTGTGGGAACTGCTAAGGGAAGCAGCGGTGATCTCGGGGGTGGTGATGCTGATCATCGCGCTGGCGGGCATATTCGCCTGGGCGGGCACCATGCTGGGTACCTTCCGCCATCTCGCTGAATGGCTGATCACGCTGTCGGATAGCGGAACGACGCTGCTGATACTGGTGATGGTGGCGGTGCTGATCGCCGGGATGCTGCTGGATGCGGTCTCCATCTACCTGATCCTGATGCCGGTGCTGATTCCGGTAATGCAGCACTTTGGCTGGCATCCGGTGTGGTTCGGTATCCTGCTGGCGATGAATATCGCGATCGGGCAGTTCACTCCGCCAGTGGCGGTCAATCTGATGGTGACCAGTAGCGTGGCCGGGGTACGGCTCGAGAAGACGGTCGGTTGGGCGATGGTCTTCGTGATGGCGATGCTGGCGGCGTTGGCGGTGGTGATGCTGTTCCCTGAGCTCGCCTTGTGGCTGCCACGCGTGCTCGGCTACGCGGTGTAG
- a CDS encoding TRAP transporter small permease, producing MGRPPPRVRPESWLAALALGLIGIISLANVVVRYATDASFAFTEEFSVFLLVLLTLAGASVAIRRQAHIRIALLEDVLPLPLWRLVMVLQTLAVLVVLGLVIWFGGTFALEEYQWDSLSPGLGLPNWWYVIWLPILALAMAWRQLQQCVERLAQGPGQGSGQDASAEHKESDHES from the coding sequence GTGGGCAGACCACCGCCACGCGTGCGGCCGGAATCCTGGCTGGCGGCGTTGGCGCTGGGTCTGATCGGCATCATCAGTCTGGCCAACGTGGTGGTGCGTTACGCCACCGATGCCTCCTTTGCCTTTACCGAGGAATTCTCGGTCTTCCTGCTGGTGTTATTGACGCTGGCGGGCGCCTCGGTGGCGATTCGCCGTCAGGCACATATTCGTATCGCGTTGCTGGAAGACGTGCTGCCGTTGCCGCTCTGGCGACTGGTCATGGTATTGCAGACCCTGGCGGTGCTGGTCGTGCTCGGATTGGTCATCTGGTTTGGCGGCACCTTCGCGCTGGAGGAGTATCAGTGGGACTCGCTGTCGCCGGGACTGGGCCTGCCCAACTGGTGGTACGTGATCTGGCTGCCGATATTGGCGCTGGCGATGGCCTGGCGTCAGCTGCAGCAGTGTGTCGAGCGTCTTGCGCAAGGGCCGGGTCAGGGATCCGGTCAGGATGCGTCGGCAGAGCACAAGGAGTCAGATCATGAGTCCTGA